In Saccharothrix syringae, the following are encoded in one genomic region:
- a CDS encoding CU044_5270 family protein, giving the protein MDDLQLVRGLGDETPLPDAAALAPARAKFLAGVAERTAPRPRRARFALVGASAVGLAAAAAAVVALVPGTEPAGPGGGGVAVSSAAEDPTGDPVRLLSHAARVARAEPAVEPRADQFVYTRSRNRQGEREIWLSVDGTHDGLLRQQGDQIPFPGCRDGRRAVYKGPEPLPGVTEPCEPSPAYRPDLPTDVDGMLAYLGANASGEPGSVNSRGKDVFALISEQLLMPASRAALFEAAARTPGLSVVGDARDASGRPGVGITWPTPPGSDPRAEPVVVVFDRTSYELLGTNSSAILEQFVVDAAGQGL; this is encoded by the coding sequence ATGGATGATCTTCAACTGGTGCGCGGGCTGGGCGACGAGACGCCCCTGCCCGACGCGGCGGCGCTGGCGCCGGCGCGGGCGAAGTTCCTGGCCGGGGTCGCCGAGCGCACCGCGCCGCGACCGCGCCGGGCCCGGTTCGCCCTGGTCGGGGCGTCCGCGGTCGGCCTGGCCGCGGCCGCGGCGGCGGTGGTCGCCCTGGTGCCCGGGACGGAGCCTGCCGGCCCTGGTGGCGGTGGGGTGGCGGTGTCGAGCGCCGCGGAGGACCCGACCGGCGACCCGGTGCGGCTGCTCTCCCACGCCGCGCGCGTGGCCCGCGCCGAACCGGCCGTCGAACCGAGGGCGGACCAGTTCGTCTACACGCGCAGCCGGAACCGGCAGGGCGAGCGGGAGATCTGGCTCTCGGTCGACGGCACCCACGACGGGCTGCTGCGGCAGCAGGGCGACCAGATCCCGTTCCCGGGGTGCCGCGACGGGCGGCGGGCCGTCTACAAGGGGCCGGAGCCGCTGCCCGGGGTGACCGAGCCGTGCGAGCCGAGCCCCGCGTACCGGCCGGACCTGCCGACCGACGTGGACGGCATGCTGGCCTACCTGGGTGCGAACGCCAGTGGTGAGCCGGGCAGCGTCAACTCGCGCGGCAAGGACGTGTTCGCGCTGATCAGCGAGCAGCTGCTGATGCCGGCGTCCCGGGCGGCGCTGTTCGAGGCGGCGGCGCGGACACCCGGGCTGAGCGTGGTGGGGGACGCGCGGGACGCCTCCGGGCGGCCCGGGGTCGGCATCACCTGGCCGACCCCGCCGGGGTCCGATCCGCGGGCGGAGCCGGTGGTGGTCGTGTTCGACCGGACCAGCTACGAGCTGCTGGGCACGAACTCCAGCGCGATCCTGGAGCAGTTCGTGGTGGACGCGGCGGGGCAGGGGCTCTGA
- a CDS encoding RNA polymerase sigma factor has translation MTPTDAEVIARSGQEPGAFAVLFDRHAAHVRRYLARRLGDQVADDLVAETFLVAFDKRGRYDRDRPDARPWLYGIATNLVGQHRRAEARRFQHAAATPPAAAEQDHADRVAAEVTAGAVRSALVGALGGLAPEDRDVLLLVAWEQLSYEEVAAALAVPVGTVRSRLHRARRKVRQALGGQNPTEVEELLSNG, from the coding sequence ATGACACCAACCGACGCCGAGGTCATCGCGAGGTCCGGGCAGGAGCCGGGCGCGTTCGCGGTGCTCTTCGACCGGCACGCCGCGCACGTCCGGCGCTACCTGGCCCGCAGGCTGGGCGACCAGGTCGCGGACGACCTGGTCGCCGAGACGTTCCTCGTCGCGTTCGACAAGCGGGGCCGCTACGACCGGGACCGGCCGGACGCCCGGCCGTGGCTCTACGGCATCGCCACGAACCTGGTCGGGCAGCACCGCCGCGCGGAGGCGCGCCGCTTCCAGCACGCCGCCGCCACCCCGCCGGCCGCCGCCGAGCAGGACCACGCCGACCGGGTCGCCGCCGAGGTGACCGCGGGCGCGGTGCGGTCGGCGCTGGTCGGCGCGCTGGGCGGGCTGGCACCGGAGGACCGGGACGTGCTGCTGCTGGTCGCGTGGGAGCAGCTGAGCTACGAGGAGGTCGCGGCGGCGCTGGCCGTCCCGGTCGGCACGGTCCGCTCCCGGCTCCACCGGGCACGGCGCAAGGTCCGGCAGGCGCTGGGCGGGCAGAACCCCACCGAGGTCGAGGAGTTGCTGAGCAATGGATGA